The Oryza glaberrima chromosome 5, OglaRS2, whole genome shotgun sequence DNA segment CCCTGAAATCGCATTGGAAAGCAAACAACGGAAGAAACGCCAAAGATTATCCAAACACGGTGACAATGCCGAGGcatgatatttgttaacgaggttcagccgaaaCCTACATCCCCCAAGCACTGATTACAAGGGTTCCTCCCTATCCAGTATATTACAGCGTAttagagttacaacgactcatgGCCAGATGTTGCCGGCAACTGCTCAATCTCAATATACTAAGTAGTTCTACGGTTACAACAAGTCTACTTTCATATTTAAGAGAGAGTTTAGGATATAATCCAAATCTTACCCTATTGTTACAACTTAAAGTCTTAAACTGTAACTGACTTTGTACACATATTTGCTACAAACTCTAACAGGCGTTGACCTGGATTGTATGCCCGTGCCCGGCGTGACGAAGTTCTCAGCGGCAAAGTGCATGGTGCGCTAAGATGTTGTATTTCAGCGTCAAAGACTATCATGCTGacatggggggggggggggggttctaATTTTAGTTAAGGTTTTGTGCAGGGTCCATTCTACACAAAAGTTtcaaaaaagttgaaaatgtcAAAATTCCGGGGAGTGGATGACCTGCAAGCATGGCAAAGAGAGAGTCTGAACGGTTCAGAAGACGCGCTCGCGGCCGCGGCCAGGGACGGTGCCGCACCGCATGGGGAATTCCGTGGCGAGGAATGTCAAAAAGGACGACgcgagagagatagagagatatAGCTGGACGCATCATGCGCATCAACTAGCTGGGGCTCTGAGAGCGAGCGATCCATCGATCGACAACGCTAGCTTGTGATCGTTAACGCATTTACGTTCGTTCGTGCGTGCCTGCGGTTTTCTCGATCTCCCTAGCTAGCTTGCATCGTGGGGGAAGAAGCTAAGGGAATATGTACGTGTTGCCATCGCGCCACCACCAGCGCTTGTCttgtcggccgccgccgacgtccacTTCGATCGCATTTAGCCCCATTTGCTCTGGCCAACATGTAGCTAACTGAACTAGTACTGACTACTGACTAGTTGTGATCAGTGATCAGTATACGTAACTGGACACGTTTAACACGCTCATTTAGCTTTGGAGAACGTACACGTACACCTGGGCTTAATTAGTGTTGGAGGCGTCTGTGAGTTCACAATCGTTCAATCAAAATATGATAATTATGTAATCCATGCTGGGAGATGAGATCAGATAATCTGATAGGCACGGCCGCTGCATAGAAAAAACTAGAGATCAAGCGAGAAAGATGGTGAGATAAGGCAAGGCACCGGGACATCAGCCAAAGTACTTAGTAGTACTACATTATTACGTTTGtaagagtttttcttttttggtgcaCACATTTGTTTTTTCTGGATCAGCTAGTACTGAATCTCAAGCTTTATATGATCGTTAACGCAGAGAATTAAAATAGACGGCTCATCTTTTCTGAAGGTAGCTGTTCTCAAAGTGGAGATAAGGCGATTCATTCCCTTTATTAAGTTTCTCCCCGATGCAAAGGAAAGCATCCACTTTGTATATGCCTCCTGGTTTTGTCTTGGTCTGCCGATTGGACGGCCGGCACAAACAATGATCAGCTTCTGTAGCTTTCACAGCACAATCAGCTAGCTCCTCTTGCTGTCTTGCTGTCCCTATATGCTCGATCAATTATAGCATCTGCCCGTCTACATCAGACGTGAAACTGGTTGATTCCTGCTCGATGTGTGAACGTTAAACAAACCAAACCTGCCATGTTGATAGAGCAATATAATGAGAAACGGTTAAGTGAATGATCACTACACAAGAACAGGTGAAATTCATTCAGAGGGGAGAAAAATTTAGGAGGAGAAGGTTGCAGGTAGCGTCACCAAAACCACCAAATAAACGGCATCGTTGCAACTGGGAATTTCCTACCAAAGTGAGGCGTGCGTTCGTGTGTGTTCTTTGACGGCAGCTGGTGGCGGCAGGCTGCCACGTACAGATGATTACGGCGAATTAGTAATCAAAGAGCAATTAATTAACGTTGCACGCTTGCCCTCTGGATTAATGTACTATATGCACCTTGCGTCAGACCACGCGATATGATTAAGTTCTTGACAAAGATAATTACTCCATATTTGATTATAAATCAATCCAAGTACGTCTCCAACTCCAAAGCATATCCAGTCTACAGTGTAAACGCCATAAGCGTTGCGCCGGCGCGTGCAATTAGCTGCAACGAACTGGGAAATGGAATCATGTGCCCTGACGAAAAAACTGTTTGTTTAGTGCACAACAATCAGCATCACACGGATGGGCTGATTAGGACGCCGAGTTTTCTTCCTTACTGCTACTTGCCACGCAACTGACACAAACCTGCTTAGTAATTGCCTTGATGTGCCCAAAACCTTAAACAAAATGAGCCAGTCTCTGCACTCCGCAGGCGTGTCATACGTGTGTATTACTATTAGTTTAGTGTTACCTGTTTAATTATACCTGGAAGTCACGAAGACGCAAGGGAGACGTGTGATTTATGTCATCTGATCATCTGGGCGAGGATGTGATCATGTGAAACCTGGCCTTGCAAGCTCTCTGGACGTTCAACATTTTCGCCTGCAGTTTAGCACTACTATAGTACTATACTGCTGTGGGCACCAATATCTCGATAATAGCTACTGCTCGACATGTGCACCTGCTACTGAATCGGCTATGCCTTGACCGAAGAATTTGATGGTCAGTTCTACGGTGCAGAACTGCATGCAGACGCGATATGAATGTGATAGACCGGCTAACTGTTTGACCCCAAATTCGAGCAATGCTCGCGATTCTGCATGGGACAAGCTGGCCTCTGTTTGTTGCACACTTTTGGCAGCCGCAAGATGTTCAGAAGATTGCACAGAGGTTCAACGCGGAGGCAGGATGTGACGATGGGCTGCACGAGCAAAATTTCAACGGACGGAGGAGTGCACTCTGCTCTTGGCCTGAACTCTGAGCGAAGAGGGAGAAACACTGTTTGTCGGCAACAACAGTTCTAGTGCAACATGGTTGAGAAAGACATGTCTGAAAATTGCATTGGATGCATCTGCAGACTGCAGCTGCAATGGCGTAATGTGTGTGTTGGCCAGTGCTGCTTGGAACCCTGGCACATCCAAGTTGAAAGAGAAAACAAACGATAGTTAACGTACTCTCCACATTTATGAAGAAATGAAGGTTAGCATCGAAATGGACAGTTCCACTCTCAAGATATAACACGAGAATAACACAAACTGTTGCAAGATTCTCTCGCAAGCTTAGCATCTTACATtcgtactttaaaaaaaatgaagatacaTACTACacatactactagtatatactccctccatcaaaaaaaaataatcttgtattaagatatgacacatcctattacAACGAATCTGTACATACTTTATATTTAGATTCGTTGTCACATCCTAGTAcgaggttgattttttttaaggaagtaCAACCCATGGGCTCTACGATTTAAGATGCGTCATGCACCGTGTGTCAGTACACATGCTTGAGATTCTATCCTCAAGAAGCTAGATTATTTATAGATCTAGATTCTTTTGGCAATTTGATGAccataaaaaaatgcatattgGCTAAATGGAGTGTTGTGTGTAGACCAAAGGAGTGTGGGGGCATTGGTATGCATAACTTAGGCCTAGAAAACAAGTGTTTATTTAGTAAATGGGTGTATAAGCTCATTAATGAAGAGTGAGTGGCAGAACTTTCTTAGGAATAAATATTTGGCTAAGAATGTATTACCCAAGTTGAAAGCAACCGGGGGACTCTCATTTCTAGTCAGGGCTTATGGTTGTCAAGGAGTTCTTCTTCTCATGTGGATCTTTGAGGTTCACAATGGTATTCAGTTGAGATTTTGGGAGGACTATTGGATTGGTGCCACATCTTTTGTTAAGCTATATCCGTCACTTTATAATATAGTTAGGAAGAAAAATGTTGTTGTTCCTGATGTGTTAAACACAGAGCCTCTTAATGTCTCTTTTAGGAGGGCCATAGTAGGGGATAATTTAGTGGCTTGGTATGACCTAGTGTCAAAAGTTGTGTCAGATAACCTTTCAGAGCAAAATTAAGATTTTCAGTTAGAAACTTAGAATTCCTTTGAAAATTAAGATTTTCCTATGGTACTTAAGGAGTGGGATTATTCTAACCAAAGACAATCTAGCAAAAAGAAAGTGGAAGGGTAGCattaaatgttgtttttgtAATTCTAATGAAAAAATACaacacctctttttttttattatcattcGGTAATATGTGTTTGGATTACCCTTTTATAACCTTTGTGATTCGACCACCCACTAGTGTTGCTAATATGTTTGGTAGTTAGTTAAATGATGTTCAACATagactaaaatatttttttgggcaTCATGATGTTAAGCGGTTTCGTTAAATAAAAATGATGTGGTTTTTAATGgctctaaaattatttttttacaggtGATCTTCAAGGGGATTTATTGGGCGCGTCAGTGGTCTTTGTTGCTTAAGTAAGAGAATGGCTACAAATTGAAAGAATGTTGCAAGATGTTGGAGGCAAGGGTCATGGAGTTATATGCAAAATATGGGTGGAACCTTAGGATATTGGAGTAGTAGTTTtatgtttctcttttttcttttaagtgTTGTCACTTAGGTACCTTTTATCCTTATTGTAAGGAATTCGGGTCTAAGTACTCTAGTATGACTTTGGGCTATGTGTATCCATTGTGGATGTAGAGGCCtaattttaatccattttctaaaaaaaaaaaaggccctcGACAGCAGTGGCATAAGCTCTAGGGCCATTATAAAGTGCCGATTGGCAATTTTCACCATGAGGCCCAAACTAGGCTGGGCTGTATGGGCGTTGGTCCATTCTGATGTCACACCTGGCACGGGCCAGGCCACATGGCCCAGGCACAGTGAACTGGCATAATGGCTTTGTCAAATTATGAACTCTTAACTAAAGATCAAGATTGGCATAACCACTCTTAACTCAAAGATcgagaaacaattattatcacctcttAATTTGGATCTccttaataaatataatgcatacacctaatagaattagagattgaatgatttaaaataataataatttaatagaaaAGATGTGCTAGTTAATTTTATGCATgtatgcacgccttatattatgaaacatctaaaaaaatagttgtgtcttatattatgaaatgaagggagtaacttgagatagagagagagaggaggggtgagTGGTGAAGGAAGAAGTGAGGTTTTCATTTACATGTAGGGTCtatctataattttttaatttctttgatGATTAGGCTGTCACGTAGATGTTGTGTCAGCGAAAATCTCTCTCAAAACAGCTGAGAGAATCGTTTTGCCCAAATTTAGTAGTTGGAGAGGTTGATATACCCAGTTTTATAGTTGAGGATACGAGTTAGATCGACCTATAATAAGGGAGTTAAATTGGACTTCCCTTGAGATAACCAAGAGGATTGGCCTGAACGGATGGCCCAGAAATGAGACAGGAAAGGTCAACCGTATTGCAACTTGCATAACGTCTATGTCTGCATTAATTCAGGGCTGCATTTCACATCATGGTTACACCCCCGGACCCACCACGGAGGTATGACACGAAGAATCAAATTAGAAGCTGAATAGCCTGATACTCACAAGACAAGACAGCCTCCATGTGAAATGTTTTTGTTAGTATTCTTTATCTGGTATAGATCTCTTGACGCAACAATTCTATTATTTGGTCTTTAATTGTAGCAACATGCCTCTGATAATCCAAAACAACACAGGAGACCTACTGATGAATCGATTGGGCCCATGATGTTTGCGCTGTAAGATATTccttctgttttaaaatatagcaacttagtGCTTAAGTTTAAACTCCGTTTTAAATAACTTGTCGCTTTATTCTAAATCAAACTTTGATATCTTTAACTatcgatttttaaaaatctataCATTTTGGTATATGAGAAGTAATGATTCACTATaagaaatactttcataatatataattcatatattATTAAACTACATAAATTTCTAAAAGTTGATGGTTAAAGATAGaatatttgacttaaaaaaagataaaacaactataaaattttttcataatatataattcatatattattaaactacataaatttttaaaagttgattGTCAAAGATAGAATATTTGACTTAAAAGAAGATAAACCAACAAGTAATTAAAGGATGGAGTATCAAAATATAGTACCTTTTTCACCTTAACTaatcacatcatttttcatttaatttctccacCCACCTCCTCATCTAAACAATCAcaacaattttttatttaattttcatcTCAATCCTCatctttatatatttttttcagaaatatatTTGAGACGGGGAGATACTTTTTAAGCCAATTGAGGTACAAGATACTTATTCTATTGCAAATGACGAGCTGCTTAGCTAATTACAAGATTTCAAGATCCAGATCAacaatgagagagagagagagacagcgagagagactctctctctctctctctgtgtgtgcaTAGATGAGAGAGAAATGCACATGATGCTCTCGAGCTCAACTAACCTTTGTTTGTTTAGTTAATGGCACGAGCCCCACCTAACAGTCCTGCACTCACCTTCCATTCTTCTCCTGCTAAGCTCCAGAGAaagcttctcctcctctttcgcAAATCGTATAAAATCTCGCCTCTGAAATCGAGCCCGATCCGAGGCTTCCGCGGATGGTGCTCACGATCATGGAGGCCAAGGGGAAGGATGCATGGGGGCTACTGCTCGTGCTCCTCCTTGGCCAGCTCGTCGCCTTCTCCATGGCCGTCTCCAGCTTCACCTCCTCCCTCATTGCCACACTTGGTACTCACTCAAATCACTCACTCATCTTGGTTAATTTTCCATTCAACGCTGATATCCGCGCACGCACGAAAATTGACAGTTTCTGGTGAAGCGGTTTGGTGATTTGATTATCATTCTCATGGATATACTTGTGCAGGGGTTGATGCGCCGCTCACGCAGTCTTTCTTCGCGTACTTGTTGTTGACCTTGGTTTATGTGCCAATCCTCTTGAAACGACGGCAAAAGCTGCAGGTAAGCATAGGTTCACAAATCACAAGAATCACAGACAAAGGGAAACTGTTGTGAGTCTCGCGACTCGTATCTTGCAGTTGCAGCCACTGAGATTGGGGATATTGTCTTGCAGATACCTTGGTATTGGTACCTAGCCTTGGCCTTCATTGATGTCCAAGGAAATTATCTTGGTGAGTACAGTTTGCTCTGTATAAATCCATAGTACCAAAACTGTTCAGTTAGATAGTAAAACGTGATTTTGCTAGTGCTAGCTCCTGGTGAATGGTGATGAATAACTCAACATGTTGTCATCCTGCAACTCTGATGCAGTCGTCAAGGCGTACCAGTACTCGTACATCACCAGCGTAACACTGTTGGATTGCTGGACTGTTGTTTGGGTCGTCATACTCACCTGGTATGCATTGGGCACAAGATATTCTTTCTGGCAATTTGTTGGGGCAGGGACCTGTGTGGCAGGGCTTGCTCTTGTGCTCCTTTCAGATTCAAAATCAGCAGATGCACAAGGTAATTGGAAAATAGCTGCTTAAAAGCTCAGTACAGTTGATAATATTAGGATGTCATTTCCAACATATTAAAAGGGTATAAAATTAGAATTTCAGCAatgtaataaataatttaagatgAAGTTTCTGAGAATAGGTAGAGCCGAGACTTGTGCTTCATCTTTTGAACAAAAAGTAATGACAGTAACTTAGTGAACCTCACATGCTAAAATCTGCTTCTGAATTTCTCTAGAATACCTATAAGGTACTAGGCTATCTTTTCTTTAGCAACAGTAGGATGAATACTGCtgatatttcataaaaaatctTGTGTGAATATGAATAACTTCTGCAAACTAATTTTCTGCAGATCCGAGTAAAATACCACTTCTAGGAGATGCCCTTGTCATTGCCGGGACAATATTTTTTGCATTTAGCAATGTTGGTGAGGTTAGCAATACATTATTCctgtactcctatatatccTGCTGATGCCAGCGATATTTTCTCATAATTTCTAACAAGCATTTCATCTTCCTTCAAATGTGTAGGAATACTGTGTCAAGAAAAAAGATCGAGTTGAATTTGTTGCCATGTTTGCACTCTTTGGGTTGCTTGTCAGTATAATTCAGATGTATCCTTTCAACAAAGCACAATTCACTACTCTACTTGTTACAGATAATCGTTGCACTACCATGATTatcattttatattttctcttgTCCTTACAAATAATCGCGTTACCTTTAACTaacaaaaaatagattaatatttgaaaagaAGAACTTAGTTGCAATTGCCTGGTCTCCAACAATGGTAGGTAAACTACAGTTGCAATTAAGTTAGATAGACACTCTTTTACATGCAATACATTTGAACTGGTTGGACTCA contains these protein-coding regions:
- the LOC127774334 gene encoding uncharacterized protein LOC127774334 — encoded protein: MVLTIMEAKGKDAWGLLLVLLLGQLVAFSMAVSSFTSSLIATLGVDAPLTQSFFAYLLLTLVYVPILLKRRQKLQIPWYWYLALAFIDVQGNYLVVKAYQYSYITSVTLLDCWTVVWVVILTWYALGTRYSFWQFVGAGTCVAGLALVLLSDSKSADAQDPSKIPLLGDALVIAGTIFFAFSNVGEEYCVKKKDRVEFVAMFALFGLLVSIIQILIFEKKNLVAIAWSPTMLCLFAGFAVALFMFYSITPFVLKMSGSTLFNLSLLTSDMWAVAIRVLFYHQQINWLYYIAFAVVAIGLIIYSLNDHSSDSGTRTTANTEAAAQYQQLPGEDNSTGIGSNDSQERKQEEEVHIC